The Aquificaceae bacterium genome includes a region encoding these proteins:
- the aroE gene encoding shikimate dehydrogenase, with product MTLDGRTQVHGILGYPVKHSLSPVFQNRAFEHFSINAVYVPFEVKPEDFEPALSGLKALGIRGVNITLPHKERALELADFKDRHAEAIGSANTLKVTEEGIYAYNTDWIGFLKSVRKLTPELSGIKALVLGAGGSARAIVYALRAEGAEVFLWNRTRERAESLCEHFGCRVVESVERVLEEVELIVNTTSSGLRGDDPPIFDYGLLRPEHRVMDIIYSQTPLLKAAMEKGCPFQDGLDMLLYQGMESFKIWTGLEVPYEVVRKAVEEYRG from the coding sequence ATGACCCTTGATGGAAGGACGCAGGTACATGGTATACTGGGCTACCCCGTAAAGCACTCCCTTTCTCCAGTCTTTCAGAACAGAGCCTTTGAGCACTTTTCAATCAATGCTGTTTATGTCCCCTTTGAGGTAAAACCTGAAGACTTTGAGCCTGCCCTGAGTGGTCTAAAAGCCCTTGGCATAAGAGGTGTCAACATCACACTCCCCCACAAGGAAAGAGCCCTTGAGCTTGCAGACTTCAAAGACAGGCATGCTGAAGCCATAGGCTCTGCCAACACTTTGAAGGTTACAGAGGAGGGAATATACGCCTACAACACCGACTGGATAGGATTTCTGAAGTCTGTCAGAAAATTGACTCCCGAGCTCTCTGGAATAAAAGCCCTCGTGCTGGGTGCTGGGGGTTCTGCGAGGGCAATAGTTTATGCTCTCAGGGCTGAAGGGGCGGAGGTTTTCCTGTGGAACAGGACAAGGGAGAGAGCAGAAAGTCTCTGCGAGCACTTTGGATGCAGGGTTGTAGAGAGCGTGGAAAGGGTGCTTGAGGAAGTAGAGCTTATTGTAAATACCACCTCCTCTGGTCTCAGAGGCGACGACCCTCCCATCTTTGATTACGGTCTTCTCAGACCGGAGCACAGAGTGATGGACATAATATACAGTCAGACGCCCCTTCTGAAGGCTGCCATGGAAAAGGGCTGTCCCTTTCAGGACGGACTTGACATGCTTCTCTATCAGGGCATGGAAAGCTTTAAAATATGGACCGGGCTGGAAGTGCCCTACGAGGTGGTCAGAAAAGCTGTTGAGGAATACAGAGGGTAA